In Choloepus didactylus isolate mChoDid1 chromosome 6, mChoDid1.pri, whole genome shotgun sequence, one DNA window encodes the following:
- the LOC119537807 gene encoding upstream-binding factor 1-like protein 1 has protein sequence MALSKSQVHWSKEDILMLLECMENNLPSNDQHKFKTTQSHLDWEKVAFKDFSGEMCKLKWLELSHNLRKFRTLTELVLEARELAKNPRKSKKDKKHPDFPKKPLTAYFRFFKEKCSEYSQMHPELKKQELTKVLSKKYKELPEQIKLKYTEDFQREKQEFKEKLAQFREEHPDLIQNPKRPNIPNKHQAQSQETSPENVKEMKSLPETNDFSKKMKFNGEPIKPPMNGYHKFHEDLWSTMELQHMSVRERTVEIGRRWQRVPPNMKKQYEKWAEKLQQQYKVDMDLWLKSLSPKEYAAYRESTSVKRKNMDMMGGSSPKFRRTALQSPSMKSLPESHGEEQGMQTLGTHSSETVQVAYHPSQGSEETKKEDGEDDEDIKSPDSSSGGEDEDSESEDGDSSSSSSEDISDSHCN, from the coding sequence ATGGCACTGTCTAAAAGCCAAGTCCACTGGTCCAAAGAAGACATCCTGATGTTACTGGAATGCATGGAGAATAACCTTCCATCCAATGACCAACACAAGTTCAAAACAACCCAGTCTCATTTGGATTGGGAAAAAGTagcttttaaagatttttctggaGAAATGTGCAAACTCAAATGGTTAGAGCTTTCTCATAATTTGAGGAAGTTTCGCACTTTAACGGAATTAGTCTTGGAAGCTCGAGAACTTGCTAAAAATCCCCGcaaaagcaaaaaagacaaaaaacatccAGATTTTCCCAAGAAGCCCTTAACTGCTTATTTCCGCTTCTTCAAAGAGAAGTGTTCTGAGTACTCCCAAATGCACCCTGAGCTCAAAAAGCAGGAGCTCACCAAGGTCCTGTCCAAGAAATACAAGGAGCTCCCAGAGCAGATTAAACTGAAATATACTGAAGATTTCCAGAGGGAGAAACAGGAATTTAAGGAAAAACTTGCTCAGTTCAGAGAAGAACACCCTGATCTCATCCAGAACCCCAAGAGACCTAATATCCCCAACAAGCACCAAGCCCAATCCCAAGAGACTTCTccagaaaatgtgaaagaaatgaagtccCTTCCAGAAACTAACGACTTTTCCAAAAAGATGAAATTCAATGGTGAGCCCATCAAGCCTCCAATGAATGGATACCACAAGTTCCATGAGGATTTGTGGTCGACTATGGAGTTGCAACACATGTCAGTGAGAGAGCGCACGGTGGAGATTGGAAGACGTTGGCAGCGTGTCCCACCGAACATGAAGAAGCAATATGAGAAATGggctgagaagctgcagcaacAGTACAAGGTGGACATGGATCTTTGGCTCAAGAGTCTGTCTCCCAAGGAATACGCTGCATACAGAGAGTCCACCTCTGTTAAGCGCAAGAATATGGACATGATGGGAGGCTCGAGCCCCAAGTTCAGACGGACAGCTCTACAGTCCCCATCAATGAAGAGCCTGCCAGAAAGCCATGGAGAGGAGCAGGGAATGCAGACTCTAGGGACACATTCATCAGAGACTGTTCAGGTTGCTTACCATCCCTCACAGGGGTCAGAAGAAACTAAGAAGGAAGATGGGGAAGATGATGAAGACATTAAGTCCCCAGATTCCAGCAGTGGAGGTGAAGATGAAGACAGTGAGTCTGAGGACGGTGACTCCAGCTCTTCTTCTTCAGAGGACATCTCTGACTCACACTGCAACTGA